The following coding sequences are from one Granulicella sp. L56 window:
- a CDS encoding helix-turn-helix domain-containing protein, translated as MAASSTIPEEMGSLPRHGFYSHTATDVDDQALSLTGWCQLYDQLAPGRFSGSIHELWIGRMQIFHEATSHVLRQSCVVDSESWWFGIPMTRTEGCKLASFSMGEDTIAMRPGHSQFELLTPNNFEILGLVVDRKDLENHIQALNQSSRLPRVMQDELLKIRPGQRMRLQELVRQILEEGARTPDIVANPSSSKSIRIAVLDALADICSTHETTGRAPYSQMSHYKIVREVRQYLLQNQEETITVVNLCQTFQISRRTLQYAFQDVMGMSPNAYLRTLRLNGVRRCLRDPSSGVMSVQQAAADWGFWHLSQFARDYQGLFGELPSQRLKRRQAFVS; from the coding sequence ATGGCTGCTTCATCGACCATTCCGGAAGAAATGGGTAGCTTACCCAGGCATGGATTTTATTCTCATACCGCAACCGACGTGGATGACCAGGCCCTTAGCTTGACAGGATGGTGCCAGCTCTACGATCAGCTTGCCCCCGGGCGCTTTTCCGGCAGTATTCATGAGCTATGGATTGGCAGGATGCAGATCTTCCACGAAGCTACCAGTCATGTTCTTCGACAGTCGTGCGTTGTGGACTCCGAAAGTTGGTGGTTCGGAATCCCAATGACCAGAACGGAAGGCTGTAAACTGGCTTCTTTTTCTATGGGGGAAGATACCATCGCCATGCGCCCTGGACATTCCCAGTTCGAGCTGCTGACGCCAAACAACTTTGAAATTCTTGGCCTCGTTGTCGATAGAAAAGATCTGGAAAATCATATTCAGGCATTGAACCAGTCCAGTAGATTACCTCGTGTCATGCAAGACGAACTGCTCAAAATTAGGCCTGGTCAGCGAATGCGCCTTCAGGAATTGGTAAGACAAATTCTGGAAGAGGGCGCCCGCACTCCAGATATTGTTGCCAATCCTTCGTCGAGCAAGAGTATTCGAATTGCCGTGCTGGACGCACTGGCAGACATTTGCAGCACCCATGAGACCACGGGCCGCGCACCTTATAGCCAAATGAGTCACTATAAAATTGTGCGCGAGGTTCGGCAGTATCTTCTGCAGAATCAGGAAGAGACGATTACCGTCGTCAATCTTTGTCAGACGTTTCAGATCAGTCGTCGCACGTTGCAATATGCCTTTCAAGATGTCATGGGGATGAGTCCGAATGCGTATCTGCGGACGCTTCGGCTCAATGGAGTGCGCCGTTGCTTACGTGACCCCAGTTCGGGTGTCATGTCGGTTCAGCAGGCCGCTGCGGATTGGGGATTCTGGCACCTAAGCCAGTTTGCTAGAGACTATCAAGGACTCTTTGGTGAGCTTCCGTCTCAGCGTCTGAAGCGGCGTCAAGCATTCGTTTCGTAA
- the eutC gene encoding ethanolamine ammonia-lyase subunit EutC has protein sequence MIKSLAKPDPWRTLSRFTQAHIGLGRVGSSLPTEAMLSFSMAHARARNVIYAPFQPDTLSLELKDAGFYSRRAWSQAKDRIEYLHRPDLGRRLSIDCISDLQPTSNSARRLTIVIADGLSSLAPQEHSLALLKILKPQLVEWDLDDIVLATQARVALGDEIGAIRGAEAVVILIGERPGLTAADSLGAYITYEPYVGRSDAERNCISNIRPAGLSYEQAAYKLVYLLREARVLGGTGVRLKDDSTVTHLTASDESGSTTLQMKKTVSRPGWPQ, from the coding sequence ATGATCAAATCTCTTGCAAAGCCCGATCCCTGGCGAACGTTATCGCGATTCACTCAAGCACATATTGGTTTGGGAAGGGTTGGATCGAGCCTGCCGACAGAGGCAATGCTGAGTTTTAGCATGGCGCATGCGCGAGCTCGCAATGTGATCTATGCGCCGTTTCAGCCAGATACATTATCACTGGAGTTGAAAGATGCAGGATTTTATTCACGGAGGGCATGGAGCCAAGCCAAGGATCGCATAGAGTATCTTCATCGCCCCGATTTAGGTCGCAGGCTCTCGATTGACTGCATTAGCGATCTGCAGCCGACATCAAATTCGGCCAGAAGACTTACTATCGTCATCGCGGATGGGCTTTCATCGCTTGCTCCCCAAGAACATTCGCTCGCGCTGTTGAAGATATTGAAACCTCAACTTGTCGAGTGGGATCTGGATGACATCGTGCTTGCCACTCAAGCGCGCGTGGCTCTGGGGGACGAGATCGGTGCTATTCGTGGTGCAGAGGCAGTCGTCATCCTGATCGGGGAACGGCCAGGATTGACCGCAGCCGATAGTCTGGGAGCCTATATAACCTATGAACCTTATGTTGGACGTTCCGACGCAGAGCGTAACTGCATTTCAAATATTCGCCCGGCTGGCCTTTCCTACGAACAGGCAGCTTACAAGCTGGTCTATTTGCTTCGGGAAGCGCGAGTTCTGGGAGGGACGGGAGTTCGGCTCAAAGATGACAGCACTGTTACACATCTGACAGCCTCAGATGAATCGGGCAGCACGACTTTGCAAATGAAGAAAACGGTATCTCGTCCCGGTTGGCCTCAATAG